The Osmerus eperlanus chromosome 22, fOsmEpe2.1, whole genome shotgun sequence genome window below encodes:
- the LOC134009155 gene encoding polyadenylate-binding protein 1-like: MNQRPSSRPKASLYVGDIHQHVTEAMLYNHFSPAGTIHSIRVCRDRVTKRSLGYAYVNFKRSVDAEHALDFWNFKLTDGSPIRVTWAHQRDPALTKSGMGKVFIKNLDTSIDNENLYDTFSGFGKILSSKIACGNNGSKGYGFVQFETAEAAEKSIERLDGMLFNDRKAFVGRFKSRKERQAERFCSCAKFTNIYIKNFGQDVDEQKLTEVFSKYGKITSVCVMKDENGKSRGFGFVNFERHEDAQKAVDDMKGMQISGKLIYVGRAQKRLERQSKLKRWFQQNQARMTCPSKQQFTNIYIKNFGQDVDEQKLTEVFSKYGKITSVCVMKDENGKSRGFGFVNFERHEDAQKAVDDKKGMQISGKLIYVGRAQKRLERQSKLKRWFQQNQARMTCPSKQQQHMSAQIHSKTKAQVKVQTLTQENAQVETQPKDCTVGEKTYGGISHAENITSMKAVASAVKNGDADQFPTTL; this comes from the exons ATGAATCAGCGTCCTTCTAGTCGTCCAAAAGCTTCCTTGTATGTAGGAGACATACACCAACATGTTACCGAGGCAATGCTCTACAACCACTTCAGTCCCGCCGGGACCATCCACTCTATCCGCGTCTGCAGAGACAGGGTCACCAAGCGCTCTCTGGGTTATGCCTATGTCAACTTCAAGAGGTCAGTGGATGCCGAGCACGCCTTAGATTTCTGGAATTTTAAACTGACTGATGGCTCTCCGATTCGTGTAACTTGGGCCCACCAGCGCGACCCGGCCCTGACAAAGAGCGGTATGGGTAAAGTCTTTATTAAGAACCTGGACACGTCAATAGATAACGAAAATCTATACGACACCTTCTCTGGCTTCGGCAAAATCTTGTCGAGCAAGATTGCATGTGGTAACAATGGCTCAAAGGGCTATGGTTTTGTTCAATTTGAGACCGCGGAGGCTGCCGAGAAATCTATAGAAAGATTGGACGGTATGCTGTTTAATGACAGAAAAGCATTTGTGGGCCGCTTCAAATCTCGCAAGGAGCGCCAAGCTGAGCGCTTTTGTTCATGCGCAAAGTTCACCAATATCTACATCAAGAACTTTGGACAGGATGTGGATGAGCAGAAGCTGACAGAGGTGTTCAGCAAGTATGGAAAGATCACGAGCGTCTGTGTCATGAAGGATGAGAATGGCAAGTCCCGAGGGTTCGGCTTTGTGAACTTTGAGAGGCACGAGGATGCGCAAAAAGCTGTGGATGACATGAAAGGAATGCAAATTAGCGGCAAGCTGATCTATGTTGGCCGCGCCCAGAAGAGGTTAGAGCGTCAGTCCAAGCTCAAGCGTTGgttccagcagaaccaggctcGCATGACATGCCCTTCTAAGCAGCAG TTCACCAATATCTACATCAAGAACTTTGGACAGGATGTGGATGAGCAGAAGCTGACAGAGGTGTTCAGCAAGTATGGAAAGATCACGAGCGTCTGTGTCATGAAGGATGAGAATGGCAAGTCCCGAGGGTTCGGCTTTGTGAACTTTGAGAGGCACGAGGATGCGCAAAAAGCTGTGGATGACAAGAAAGGAATGCAAATTAGCGGCAAGCTGATCTATGTTGGCCGCGCCCAGAAGAGGTTAGAGCGTCAGTCCAAGCTCAAGCGTTGgttccagcagaaccaggctcGCATGACATGCCCTTCTAAGCAGCAG CAGCACATGAGTGCCCAGATCCACTCCAAGACCAAAGCCCAGGTCAAGGTCCAGACCCTGACCCAGGAAAATGCCCAGGTCGAGACCCAGCCTAAG GATTGCACTGTGGGTGAGAAGACCTATGGTGGAATCTCACATGCAGAAAACATCACCTCCATGAAAGCTGTTGCATCTGCAGTGAAGAATGGAGATGCTGATCAGTTTCCCACTACTCTGTAA
- the LOC134008766 gene encoding mpv17-like protein isoform X3: MSNAFLKHVRRFPWVTNVTLYGCLFAGGDFVHQWFSRKEDMDWRHTRNVAVVAFSFHGVSFLEGKDDILQDWREKFFNTYKTGLMFWPIMQFLNFALVPLYVRTTFTGCCAFIWATFLCFSRQSGDGTAAAALVWMFTPRHNAAELKEEQQPGPTGEGSGPVEEKHKPTLTHNEQSSPDVKPGLEEQAAGQKEGESQLQK, from the exons ATGAGTAACGCTTTTTTAAAGCATGTTAGAAGGTTTCCCTGGGTTACCAATGTAACCCTCTACGGTTGCTTGTTCGCTGGTGGGGACTTCGTTCACCAATGGTTTTCGCGGAAAGAAGACATGGACTGGAGGCACACACGGAATGTTGCCGTAGTCGCCTttagtttccatg GGGTGAGTTTTCTGGAAGGCAAAGATGACATTCTGCAGGACTGGAGGGAGAAATTCTTCAATACATACAAG ACTGGCTTGATGTTTTGGCCCATCATGCAG TTTCTGAACTTTGCTCTGGTGCCCCTGTACGTGCGCACCACCTTCACCGGCTGCTGTGCCTTCATCTGGGCCACGTTCCTGTGTTTCTCCCGCCAGAGCGGAGACGGCACGGCCGCCGCCGCCCTCGTCTGGATGTTCACCCCCAGACATAACGCAGCCGAGCTGAAGGAGGAGCAACAACCGGGCCCCACAGGGGAGGGTTCAGGACCGGTGGAGGAGAAACATaaaccaacactcacacacaatgagCAAAGCTCCCCTGATGTGAAACCAGGTTTagaagagcaggctgcagggcAGAAAGAAGGAGAGTCCCAGTTGCAGAAATAA
- the LOC134008766 gene encoding mpv17-like protein isoform X1 yields MSNAFLKHVRRFPWVTNVTLYGCLFAGGDFVHQWFSRKEDMDWRHTRNVAVVAFSFHGNFNFFWMRFLERRFPGNSVGMVLRKLFLDQTTAAPLATTVFYTGVSFLEGKDDILQDWREKFFNTYKTGLMFWPIMQFLNFALVPLYVRTTFTGCCAFIWATFLCFSRQSGDGTAAAALVWMFTPRHNAAELKEEQQPGPTGEGSGPVEEKHKPTLTHNEQSSPDVKPGLEEQAAGQKEGESQLQK; encoded by the exons ATGAGTAACGCTTTTTTAAAGCATGTTAGAAGGTTTCCCTGGGTTACCAATGTAACCCTCTACGGTTGCTTGTTCGCTGGTGGGGACTTCGTTCACCAATGGTTTTCGCGGAAAGAAGACATGGACTGGAGGCACACACGGAATGTTGCCGTAGTCGCCTttagtttccatggtaactttaACTTCTTCTGGATGCGTTTTTTGGAGCGGAGATTTCCAGGGAATTCTGTCGGTATGGTTCTACGCAAACTTTTCTTGGACCAAACCACCGCTGCGCCTTTGGCCACAACCGTATTCTACACAG GGGTGAGTTTTCTGGAAGGCAAAGATGACATTCTGCAGGACTGGAGGGAGAAATTCTTCAATACATACAAG ACTGGCTTGATGTTTTGGCCCATCATGCAG TTTCTGAACTTTGCTCTGGTGCCCCTGTACGTGCGCACCACCTTCACCGGCTGCTGTGCCTTCATCTGGGCCACGTTCCTGTGTTTCTCCCGCCAGAGCGGAGACGGCACGGCCGCCGCCGCCCTCGTCTGGATGTTCACCCCCAGACATAACGCAGCCGAGCTGAAGGAGGAGCAACAACCGGGCCCCACAGGGGAGGGTTCAGGACCGGTGGAGGAGAAACATaaaccaacactcacacacaatgagCAAAGCTCCCCTGATGTGAAACCAGGTTTagaagagcaggctgcagggcAGAAAGAAGGAGAGTCCCAGTTGCAGAAATAA
- the LOC134008766 gene encoding bMERB domain-containing protein 1-like isoform X2, giving the protein MELKKSFSDSERSLKGYGAVSATEWTTDKGHSDVCMAESSMDPDEIEVEMARIQRLREVLVRRESELRFMMDDIQLCKDIMSLKQELRKIVTVPEKEKTKKHRQREEELILKIHKLVQKRDFLVDDAEVERLREQEEDKEMAEFLRQKLMSLEKLARVTQSKWPTIRPDSLSVQRLLSKNRIEEYTVVASFLAEQVAIKRGRVWSKFRCKGSLLIKTGDTFGQASSSTRERA; this is encoded by the exons ATGGAATTGAAGAAATCTTTTTCTGATAGCGAGCGTTCATTGAAGGGTTACGGTGCTGTTTCAGCAACGGAATggacaacggacaagg gccatTCAGATGTGTGCATGGCGGAGAGCAGCATGGACCCAGATGAGATCGAGGTGGAGATGGCTCGTATCCAGCGTCTCCGGGAGGTCCTGGTGCGCCGGGAGTCTGAACTACGCTTCAT GATGGATGACATCCAGCTCTGCAAAGACATCATGAGCCTGAAACAGGAACTGAGGAAGATAGTCACcgtaccag AGAAAGAGAAGACCAAGAAGCACAGACAGCGGGAGGAAGAGCTGATCCTGAAGATCCACAAGCTGGTGCAGAAGAGGGACTTCCTGGTTGACGATGCCGAGGTGGAGAGATTaag ggagcaggaggaggacaaagagaTGGCCGAGTTCCTCAGACAGAAGCTGATGTCACTGGAGAAACTGGCCCGAGTCACACAGAGTAAGTGGCCCACAATCCGTCCCGACAGTCTGTCCGTCCAGCGTTTATTGTCAAAAAACAGAATCGAAGAATACACTGTGGTGGCTAGCTTTCTAGCGGAACAGGTTGCAATAAAGCGCGGAAGAGTCTGGTCCAAGTTCAGATGCAAAGGTAGTTTATTGATCAAGACAGGGGATACATTCGGTCAGGCCTCCTcaagcaccagagagagagcctaA